One Dictyostelium discoideum AX4 chromosome 3 chromosome, whole genome shotgun sequence genomic region harbors:
- the grlL gene encoding G-protein-coupled receptor family 3 protein 11 (Similar to GPCR): MKLIIKNLILLLVSCLYFLSNVSCDQEVHMALLLEGQVDDLGINYEVNQGLAETEALIQRAAKVINDANSYDSTYDNIKSLLDQDNPYNLIITSSESQMSAALDIASDYEDTYFLIFGDMGDKKVPHSKVGTYYFNLVSPHFVLGFIAGGMGKSVGMVVPGPPTENYFTANAFYAGMKYYTSPAGAPNPSLSVVATSSYDDYDTATGAGRILLTKDIDICTQSQTDMTVANMFLNASKWAFGTNGFPQSNIYGNRIIQSVVHNFQVPFYEAATMVMKNTWKNGYNFFGDFNNNFFYLDYYSFLVDPLLKNQTEDLISTIKGGAKPYITNGLTYEKILEQTKLSTGITDLGYYAVPTTEVYTTGSINKTFMAVSILEMAICLIIGIIVIFFFSRNINIIYSTIPYCLTILLGASLIAVAIFLWNLRDLNTQICTSKIWMASLGYNVLIGFIIIKSSLIYFKFKEMVKSKNEKISPIPFGRIVLWFVPLLIIDCVLLIIYSTSGNPGKIDSLGLDGIGRYEYTQNCVNNLTGDIILYIILVFHGLQLLYGCVIAWKTRVIDLEEFIEAHDFATAIYLITFCSFIIVILMVGVTSTSNRNTIISACAIFSSFSCVLIIFGAKFWKIYKPVEDDGLPQIKLKPQKSYSGSGGSGNSSGSKSKKTSAHSSTSGVKSGTSAPTQTSQSAMASINIQNFVNPIEASSRAAAQNDN, encoded by the exons atgaaattaataataaaaaatttaatacttTTATTAGTATCATGTTTATACTTTTTAAGTAATGTAAGTTGTGATCAAGAAGTTCATATGGCTTTACTCTTGGAAGGACAAGTTGATGATTTAGGTATCAATTATGAAGTTAATCAAGGTTTAGCAGAGACAGAAGCATTAATTCAAAGAGCGGCCAAAGTTATTAATGATGCCAACTCATATGATTCAActtatgataatattaaaagtttattagATCAAGATAATCCATACAATTTAATCATCACAAGTTCAGAAAGTCAAATGTCAGCAGCATTAGACATTGCCTCTGATTATGAAGATACatatttcttaatttttgGTGACATGGGTGACAAAAAAGTGCCACATAGTAAAGTTGGTACCTACTATTTCAATTTGGTTTCACCACATTTCGTTTTGGGTTTCATTGCAGGTGGTATGGGTAAAAGCGTTGGTATGGTTGTACCAGGTCCACCAACTGAGAATTATTTCACTGCAAATGCTTTTTACGCCGGTATGAAATATTATACGTCACCAGCTGGTGCACCAAATCCATCTTTATCAGTTGTAGCCACTTCAAGttatgatgattatgataCTGCAACTGGTGCTGGTAGAATTTTATTAACCAAAGATATCGATATTTGTACTCAAAGTCAAACCGATATGACCGTTGCAAATATGTTTTTAAATGCTTCAAAATGGGCTTTTGGTACAAATGGTTTCCCACAATCAAACATCTATGGTAATCGTATCATTCAATCTGTTGTTCATAATTTTCAAGTGCCATTCTATGAAGCTGCAACTATGGTAATGAAAAATACTTGGAAAAATGGCTATAATTTCTTtggtgattttaataataatttcttttatttagattattatagtttttta gttGATCCATTACTTAAAAATCAAACTgaagatttaatttcaacaattaaagGTGGTGCTAAACCATATATTACAAATGGTTTAACTTatgaaaaaatattagaaCAAACTAAACTTTCAACAGGAATTACTGATTTAGGTTATTATGCAGTACCAACTACTGAAGTTTATACAACTGgtagtattaataaaacatttatgGCAGTTTCAATCTTAGAGATGgcaatttgtttaattattggtataattgtaattttcttctttagtagaaatattaatatcatcTATTCAACCATTCCATATTGTTTAACCATTTTATTGGGAGCATCTCTTATTGCAGTGGCTATTTTCCTTTGGAATCTTCGTGATTTAAATACTCAAATTTGTACATCAAAGATTTGGATGGCATCATTGGGTTACaatgttttaattggtttcattattatcaagaGTTCATTGATCTACTTTAAATTCAAAGAGATGGTTAAATCAAAGAATGAAAAGATTAGTCCAATTCCATTTGGTCGTATTGTTCTCTGGTTCGTTCCATTGTTAATTATCGATTGTGTTTTATTGATCATCTATAGTACTAGTGGTAATCCAGGTAAAATCGATTCACTCGGTTTGGATGGTATTGGCAGATATGAATACACTCAAAATTGTGTAAACAATTTAACCGGTGATATCATCCTTTACATTATCTTGGTTTTCCATGGTTTACAATTACTCTATGGTTGTGTTATCGCTTGGAAGACTCGTGTCATCGATTTGGAAGAATTCATTGAAGCTCATGATTTCGCTACCGCCATTTATTTAATCACTTTCTGTAGTTTCATTATCGTTATTCTCATGGTTGGTGTCACTTCAACTAGTAACAGAAATACAATTATCTCTGCTTGTGCTATCTTTTCTTCCTTCTCTTGtgtattaattatttttggtgCTAAATTCTGGAAAATTTATAAACCAGTTGAAGATGATGGTCTTCCACAAATTAAACTAAAGCCACAAAAATCTTACAGTGGTTCTGGTGGTTCTGGTAACTCAAGTGGTTCAAAGTCAAAGAAAACCTCTGCTCACTCTAGCACAAGTGGTGTTAAATCTGGTACTTCTGCTCCAACTCAAACTTCTCAAAGTGCTATGGCCAGTATTAATATTCAAAACTTTGTAAATCCAATTGAAGCAAGTTCAAGAGCTGCTGcacaaaatgataattaa
- the DG1113 gene encoding C2 domain-containing protein, which translates to MASLKNKKGDIEITLFETKGIKSGDIFVIIDLPPNKTFKTHLFKGPDPKIFEKFVLDLMTFQDDEVTLTVKEQKTGGSKFIGQIQIPIKALNLPQGPQWYYLTDRPLKEGQKPKIVTGSLQIQFTFIHRLIRAKSRSSIPREFFEPPTPLTSQNDSQPTSQSQPTQQWKPSTISGISNGSNKNINNNTSSSSSNNYLTVSSTTSCSTTSSSSSSPNSITPEHNINYGYPVSISVGGNNSGSDILETQRGESINSRYMVPLIPIDDNENHGSIMSLNNNSNKNITNNSLNEYTKEEDLIIEETIKDKESIVKKQIQIQKDLILKLNETIKQLEKQGKPVISEKVKLKKMQEDIDDMERLIIVQSQQPTTIKKSTVVVSTATPLQKVPSKGKNLMTKTVGNNKSNEKLLTKSTSPSSTSPPTSSFLPSSSSSSPSSSSYNNNNNNSMNLIHASIFNNNNIMSSSHDVESKMKIFIVELENERRSKESALEDVNLLEREVLNLKRELASTKSNTQVKSYDELWYRFKILEAENQSLIQEKEILNEKYKLFEKESEKLEKELEYEQQLKRKETEKKEFEREESKKLIKELEQAQTKEKLLIMELDTQKELSDVMREKKILLERENSKLEQELKQLKQQQQQQLSTITGIVPNTVKSIHSIEQLQLKVKQLESEIDLEKKSRILVQEKLKLAERDQKLIDRLESEVKRLESQIKSLTNTNEAIERERNRAVQSRDQIQKEKDQLEKELSSGSNLKNTLTNGTPKQIEEKLNEMVGILVNISQKPDSAASASIANNKLFDTPLGKKIKDISEKIQTATLKNKEMELNLVELNNSKIKTQLELQSSLIKSSSLNELNSSTSSLNRSNSSLNNNNNNNNNNNNNNNNNESNLIIQQQNEQISLLVTKLEKLDRLEEFIRKLDDMKQFQSINLLNSSTTNNNNNNNEQFKRTHLNMKSEMEEIQKIILNDKVGEKERNDANVKFEKLFQELSMTEEYRREIQMIQDEKRRLNEPLNLKSLSKMKPIYSIPPNQQSLEIRERIKENPELSLIGMDPKAILSKHQNDFQSYLLSRSLTIDELRSIRASLPKFRTDQKKQMEWTLFLEEKIDQLSKQPQATQPILKSKPKLINITKLPQQPQKIKGKPDSPSNHQILLNELLKKRSKIN; encoded by the exons atggcatctctaaaaaataaaaaaggagaTATTGAAATAACCT tatTTGAAACAAAGGGAATAAAATCTGGTGATATATTTGTAATTATTGATCTACCACCAAACAAAACTTTCAAAACTCATTTATTTAAAGGACCTGATccaaaaatatttgaaaaatttgtttt agaTTTAATGACATTTCAAGATGATGAAGTAACATTAACAGtaaaagaacaaaaaacTGGTGGATCAAAATTTATTggtcaaattcaaattccaaTAAAAGCATTAAATTTACCACAAGGTCCACAGTGGTATTATTTAACTGATAGACCATTAAAGGAAGGACAAAAACCAAAGATTGTAACTGGAAgtcttcaaattcaatttactTTTATTCATAGATTAATAAGAGCCAAATCAAGATCATCAATCCCAAGAGAATTTTTTGAACCACCAACTCCACTTACCTCCCAAAATGATTCTCAACCAACATCACAATCTCAACCAACTCAACAATGGAAGCCATCAACAATTAGTGGTATTAGTAATGGTAGTAacaaaaatatcaataacaatacaagtagtagtagtagtaataactACCTAACAGTTAGTAGTACAACAAGTTgttcaacaacatcatcatcttcatcatcaccaaattcaatcaCACCTGaacataatattaattatggATATCCAGTTAGTATTAGTGTTGGTGGAAATAATAGCGGATCTGATATTTTAGAAACTCAAAGAggtgaatcaattaattcaagatATATGGTACCATTAATaccaattgatgataatgaaaatcatGGTAGTATTATGtctttgaataataatagtaataaaaatatcactAATAATTCCTTGAATGAATATACAAAAGAAGAAGATTTAATCATTGAAGAAActattaaagataaagaaagtATTGTAAagaaacaaattcaaattcaaaaggatttaattttaaaattaaatgaaacaattaaacaattagaGAAGCAAGGTAAACCAGTTATATCAGAGAaagtgaaattaaagaaaatgcAAGAAGATATTGACGATATGGAaagattaataattgttcaatcacaacaaccaaCTACTATTAAAAAGTCAACAGTAGTTGTTAGTACTGCAACTCCATTACAAAAAGTACCATCAAAAGGAAAGAATTTAATGACAAAAACTgttggaaataataaatctaatgAAAAACTTCTAACTAAatcaacatcaccatcatcaacatcaccaccaacttcttcatttttaccatcatcatcatcatcatcaccttcttcttcatcttataataataataacaataattcaatgaatttaattcatgcatcaatttttaataataataatataatgagTAGTTCACATGATGTTGaatcaaaaatgaaaattttcaTTGTTGAATTAGAGAATGAAAGAAGATCAAAAGAGAGTGCATTAGAAGATGTAAATTTACTTGAAAGggaagttttaaatttaaaaagagaaTTAGCATCAACAAAATCCAATACTCAAGTTAAATCCTATGATGAATTATGGtatagatttaaaattttagaagctgaaaatcaatcattaattcaagaaaaagagattttaaatgaaaaatataaattatttgaaaaggaatctgaaaaattagaaaaagaattagaatatgaacaacaattaaaaagaaaagaaactgagaaaaaagaatttgaacgtgaagaatctaaaaaattaattaaagaattggAACAAGCTCAAACCAAagaaaaacttttaataatggAATTAGATACtcaaaaagaattatcaGATGTAATGCGTgagaaaaagatattattagaacgtgaaaattcaaaattggAACAAGAattgaaacaattaaaacaacaacaacagcaacaactaTCAACCATAACTGGTATCGTTCCAAATACTGTCAAATCAATTCATTCAATTGAACAACTACAATTAAAAGTTAAACAATTAGAAAGTGAAATTGATTTAGAAAAGAAGTCTAGAATTTTAGTACAAGAGAAATTAAAGTTGGCTGAAAGggatcaaaaattaattgatcgTTTAGAATCTGAAGTTAAACGATTAGAAAGTCAAATTAAATCACTTACAAATACAAACGAAGCAAttgaaagagaaagaaataGAGCAGTTCAATCAAGAGACcaaattcaaaaagaaaaggaTCAATTGGAAAAAGAACTTTCAAGtggttcaaatttaaaaaatactttAACAAATGGAACACCAAAACAAATTGAagagaaattaaatgaaatggTTGGTATACTTGTAAATATTTCACAAAAACCTGATAGTGCTGCATCTGCTTCAAttgcaaataataaattatttgatactCCCTTaggtaaaaaaattaaagatatctctgaaaaaattcaaactgctactttaaaaaataaagaaatggaattaaatttagttgaattaaataattctaaaattaaaactcaaTTAGAACTTCAATCAtctttaataaaatcatcttcattaaatgaattaaactCTTCAACTTCATCATTAAATAGATCAAActcatctttaaataataataataataataataataataataataataataataataataatgaatcaaatttaataattcaacaacaaaatgaacaaatttctttattagttacaaaattagaaaaattagATCGTTTAGAAGAATTTATTAGAAAATTAGATGATATGAAACaatttcaatcaattaatttattaaattcatctacaacaaataataataataataataatgaacaatttaaaagaaCACATTTAAATATGAAATCGGAAATGgaagaaattcaaaagattatattaaatgataagGTTGGTGAAAAAGAACGTAATGATGCTaatgttaaatttgaaaaattatttcaagaATTATCAATGACTGAAGAGTATAGAAGagaaattcaaatgattcaaGATGAAAAACGTCGTTTAAATGAAcctttaaatttgaaatcttTATCAAAAATGAAACCAATTTATTCAATACCACCAAATCAACAATCTTTGGAAATTAGAGaaagaattaaagaaaatccTGAACTTTCATTAATTGGTATGGATCCAAAAGCAATTCTATCAAAACATCAAAATGATTTCCAATCTTATCTACTTTCTCGTTCTTTaacaattgatgaattaaGATCCATTAGAGCTTCCCTACCTAAATTTAGAACTGATCAAAAGAAACAAATGGAATGGACTCTATTTTTAGAAGAGAAAATTGATCAACTTTCAAAACAACCACAAGCCACTCAACCAATTctaaaatcaaaaccaaaacttataaatattacaaaattaccacaacaacctcaaaaaataaaaggtaAACCTGATTCACCATCTAatcatcaaattttattaaatgaattattaaagaaaagatcaaaaattaattaa